GCAGCGCCTGCTGCTCGCCTCCACCGGCACCAAGGACCCCAACCTCTCCGACACCCTCTACGTCACCGAGCTCGCGGGTGCCGACGTGGTCAACACCATGCCGGAGAAGACGCTGCTCGCACTGGCGGACCATGGCGTGGTGGAGCGCGACACGCTCTCCGGCACCTATGTGGAGGCCAACCGGGTCCTCGACGGCATCTCCGCGGCGGGCATCAGCTACCGCGAGGTCGTCGACGCCCTGGAGAATGAAGGCCTGCAGAAGTTCGAGGTCTCCTGGAAGGGCCTGCTGGGCACCATCGAGGATGGCCTGAAGCGCAACAGCTGAGCGGAGTCTGCGGGGCCCGTCCGCGAGGGCGGGCCCGGCGACTGTTCACTCCGTACGGTGCCCGGTCGCTGGGTGTGAGAATCCCAGCCGCTGAGGATCTCGAGGTCTGCGGATCTCTGGATCCCAGGTCTCGACCGGGCACCGGTCAGGGTCAACAGCCGTGTGAATCCCACCGGCCCCCTATAAGTGCAGATGCTGGCCAGGTCGAACCCAGGCGTTCGGCTGAGAAAGGAAGCACGTCATGAGCTCACTCTCCCTGACACTGACCGGGGCGGCCCGCGAAGCCGCTGAGAACCAGGTCCCCGGCCTGCTGGACCACGAGTTCGCCTCCCGGCTGGCGGCGAAGGACCACACCCTCTGGGGGGTCGAGGCTGAGGATGAGGCGAGCAAGCGCCTCGGCTGGGTCGATCTCTTCGAGGGATCCCGCCAGCTTCTGCCCCAGATCACCGCGCTGCGCGAAGAGCTCGCCGGTGAGGGCGTCACCCGTGTGGTGCTCGCGGGCATGGGCGGGTCCTCGCTGGCGCCCGAGGTCATCTGCGCCACTGCGGGCGTCGAGCTGACCGTGCTGGACTCCACGGACCCTCAGCACGTCGCCTCGGTCATCGGCGCCGATATCGAGAAGACCGTGCTCGTGGTGTCCTCGAAGTCAGGCTCGACCGTGGAGACCGACTCCCAGCGACGGATCGTGCAGCAGGCGATGACCGAGGCCGGCATCGACGCCCAGTCCCGCACCGTGATCGTCACCGACCCCGGCTCGCCGCTGGCGAAGTCCTCCGCCGAGGCCGGCGTGCGCGCCGTGTTCGAGGCGGACCCGACCGTGGGCGGACGCTACTCCGCACTGACCGCCTTCGGGCTGGTCCCCTCCGGCCTGGCCGGTGCCGACCTCGAATCGCTCCTCGATGACGCTGAAGAGACCCTGGCGATCCTCGCTGAGGACGACGCCGACAACCCGGGTCTGCGCCTCGGCGCCGCCATCGGTGGCACCACACCGTTGCGCAACAAGCTGGTCGTCGTCGACGCCGGATCTCCGCTGCTGGGCCTGGGCGCCTGGATCGAACAGCTCATCGCTGAATCCACCGGCAAGAACGGCACCGGGCTGCTCCCGGTGATCGTGGGCGACGGCGAGCCCGAGCTGCACCGCGATGCCGATGACGTGCTGACCGTCCAGATCATCGACGTGGACGCCGAAGACGGCACCTCGGTGGACAATGACGTGGCCGACCTGGTCGTCAGCTCGCACAAGGTCCGCACCGGCGGCAGCCTCGGCGCGCAGTTCATGCTCTGGGAGGTCGCCACCGCCGTCGCAGGGGCGCTGCTGGGCATCAACCCCTTCGATCAGCCTGATGTGGAGTCCGCAAAGGTCGCCGCCCGCGGGATGCTCGACGCCGAGACCCCCGAGTCCACCGAGGCAGAGGTCGACGGCGCCGTGGAGATCCGCACGCTGGGCAGCTCCGCACTCACCGACGCCGACACCGCCAGCCTGCAGGCCGCGCTGAAGGCTCTGCTGGAGACGGTGCGGCAGGACGGTTACCTCGCCGTCATGGCCTATCTCGACCGCACCAGCGAGCACGAGCTCGAAAGCATCCGCGCGCAGCTCTCCTCGCTTGCCGGGCGCCCGGTGACCTTCGGCTGGGGCCCACGGTTCCTGCACTCCACCGGTCAGTTCCATAAGGGCGGACCCCACATCGGTGCATTCCTGCAGATCACCACCGAATCCGAGGGCGACGTCGAGGTTCCCGACCGCCCCTTCACGCTGGCCAAGCTCATCGCGGCCCAGGCCGCCGGCGACGCCCAGGTCCTGGCCGATCACGGCATGCCCGTGCTCCGCGTCCATCTGCAGGACCGGCAGGCAGGACTGACCCAGCTCATCGACACGGTGGAGGCCCTGTGAGTGGCTCCCGCAGCAGAAGCAGCAATCCCCTCCGAGACGCCCGGGACCGGCGGCTCAACCGGATCGCGGGCCCCTCGGCGATGGTCATGTTCGGCGTCACGGGCGACCTTGCCCGCAAGAAGCTGCTGCCCGCCATCTACGATCTGGCCAACCGCGGCCTGCTGCCGCCGAGCTTCTCGCTGGTGGGCTTCGGGCGCCGGGACTGGACCCACGAGCAGTTCGCCGCCGAGGTCCTGGACCATGTGAAGGCCTCTGCGCGCACGAACTTCGACCAGCAGGTCTGGGACCAGCTGGCGGCCGGGCTGCGCTTCGTGCAGGCGGAGGGCTTCGACGACGACGCCGCCTATACCCGGCTCGGCGAGACGCTCGAGGAGCTCGAAGAGTCCCGCGGCACCAGAGGAAATCACGCCTACTACCTCTCAATCCCGCCGAACTCCTTCGAGATCGTGTGCCAGCGGCTCTCCTCCCACGGCCTCGCCGCCGCCCAGGACTCCGACGAGGATCCCTGGAGCCGGGTGGTCATCGAGAAGCCCTTCGGACACGACCTGAAGTCGGCCCAGGAGCTGAACAAGGTGGTGGAATCGGTCTTCCCGCCGGACGCCGTCTTCCGCATCGACCACTACCTGGGCAAGGAGACGGTGCAGAACCTGCTCGCGCTGCGCTTCGCGAACCAGCTCTTCGAACCTCTCTGGAATGCCCAGTACGTGGACCATGTGCAGATCACCATGGCCGAGGACATCGGGATCGGGGGCCGCGCGAGCTACTACGACGGCGTCGGTGCGGCCCGCGACGTGATCCAGAACCACCTGCTGCAGCTCCTCGCACTGACCGCGATGGAGGAGCCGATCTCCTTCGACGCGCATCATCTGCGTGCGGAGAAGGAGAAGGTGCTCGCCGCCGTC
The nucleotide sequence above comes from Nesterenkonia halotolerans. Encoded proteins:
- a CDS encoding glucose-6-phosphate isomerase yields the protein MSSLSLTLTGAAREAAENQVPGLLDHEFASRLAAKDHTLWGVEAEDEASKRLGWVDLFEGSRQLLPQITALREELAGEGVTRVVLAGMGGSSLAPEVICATAGVELTVLDSTDPQHVASVIGADIEKTVLVVSSKSGSTVETDSQRRIVQQAMTEAGIDAQSRTVIVTDPGSPLAKSSAEAGVRAVFEADPTVGGRYSALTAFGLVPSGLAGADLESLLDDAEETLAILAEDDADNPGLRLGAAIGGTTPLRNKLVVVDAGSPLLGLGAWIEQLIAESTGKNGTGLLPVIVGDGEPELHRDADDVLTVQIIDVDAEDGTSVDNDVADLVVSSHKVRTGGSLGAQFMLWEVATAVAGALLGINPFDQPDVESAKVAARGMLDAETPESTEAEVDGAVEIRTLGSSALTDADTASLQAALKALLETVRQDGYLAVMAYLDRTSEHELESIRAQLSSLAGRPVTFGWGPRFLHSTGQFHKGGPHIGAFLQITTESEGDVEVPDRPFTLAKLIAAQAAGDAQVLADHGMPVLRVHLQDRQAGLTQLIDTVEAL
- the zwf gene encoding glucose-6-phosphate dehydrogenase; the protein is MVMFGVTGDLARKKLLPAIYDLANRGLLPPSFSLVGFGRRDWTHEQFAAEVLDHVKASARTNFDQQVWDQLAAGLRFVQAEGFDDDAAYTRLGETLEELEESRGTRGNHAYYLSIPPNSFEIVCQRLSSHGLAAAQDSDEDPWSRVVIEKPFGHDLKSAQELNKVVESVFPPDAVFRIDHYLGKETVQNLLALRFANQLFEPLWNAQYVDHVQITMAEDIGIGGRASYYDGVGAARDVIQNHLLQLLALTAMEEPISFDAHHLRAEKEKVLAAVRLPKDLDAASARGQYTSGWQGGEQVVGFLDEEGFNPDSTTETFAALKLDINTRRWAGAPFYLRAGKRLGRRVTEIAVIFKRAPNLLFQDHDDHEFGQNAVVIRVQPDEGATIRFASKVPGTQMEVRDVTMDFGYGHAFTEDSPEAYERLILDVLLGEPPLFPRHEEVELSWKILDPFEEHWAAKQEQPEPYAPGGWGPQSAHDLLARDGRTWRRP